The following coding sequences are from one Odontesthes bonariensis isolate fOdoBon6 chromosome 10, fOdoBon6.hap1, whole genome shotgun sequence window:
- the LOC142390974 gene encoding NUAK family SNF1-like kinase 1, with protein sequence MGRREADSRGAMNPSQRSELGCLQDAASGSHHGAEQLRGRHPCSAERRQRDADMGATGRASTATAAPEEVKKHQHKHNLKHRYEVMETLGKGTYGKVKKAVERASLRTVAIKSIRKERITDDLDRIHIQREIEITSSLRHTNIVRFHEVFESRDKIVIVMEYASRGELYDYIQERRRLPETEARGIFRQITSAVHYCHKNGVVHRDLKLENILLDQDLNVKLADFGLSNHFQRGTLLQTYCGSPLYAAPEIVKGLPYQGPEVDCWALGVLLYALVYSSMPFDGASHTKLTEQITQGRYRRPNPPSDACALIDWLLTVRVEERATIEDVANHWWVNWGYEESVCDCPSSPHQECPSPLLARYIDWQNRVTAPGNMTVDPGCMSSDSCPPQLNCSSLYFSFPLRNNSGAGGGEEGRVRGGILSLRKSRKENAIPQTSLGACGVCPTVASSTAISSTSNTERRKPKGILKHQRSLDSVFHSSPKENSSSKLCNTNPQPYRTQTLAHTRVDAFSTSLTTPSTFSQPSSKMPKKGILKNLYVGETGYNSTNERRDSGLGVKEGDACQSDSHKHHTRLPAAQDSPTMHTEAVRRRKGILKRNGKFSRSLDLPDNPISSPSSSPKILPEALQQLLQAKGDAEGHRSRPSSVVSEDSLFSSDSFDLLDLSAQQSRRRIFSRGMQHSNCNSEENLEQLRTEADGVREDSEGQKKMLV encoded by the exons ATGGGCAGACGTGAGGCCGACAGCAGAGGCGCAATGAACCCCAGCCAGCGCTCCGAGCTCGGTTGTCTGCAGGACGCGGCGTCCGGCAGCCACCATGGCGCCGAGCAGCTCCGCGGCCGCCATCCCTGCAGCGCGGAGAGGCGGCAAAGAGACGCAGACATGGGCGCGACGGGCAGGGCATCGACTGCCACAGCAGCGCCAGAGGAAGTGAAGAAGCACCAGCACAAACACAACTTGAAACACCGTTATGAGGTGATGGAGACGCTGGGGAAAGGCACCTATGGCAAAGTGAAGAAAGCGGTAGAGAGAGCGAGTCTGAGGACG GTGGCGATCAAGTCCATCCGCAAAGAGCGCATCACCGACGACCTGGATAGAATCCACATCCAGCGAGAGATTGAGATCACCTCCTCACTCAGACACACCAACATCGTACGCTTCCACGAGG TGTTCGAGAGCCGGGATAAGATTGTGATAGTGATGGAGTACGCTAGCAGAGGAGAGCTCTATGATTACATACAAGAGAGGAGACGGCTGCCAGAGACAGAGGCCAGAGGCATCTTCAGACAAATCACCTCCGCCGTTCACTACTGCCACaag AATGGTGTTGTGCATCGAGACCTCAAGCTGGAGAACATACTTTTAGACCAAGATTTGAATGTAAAG CTGGCAGACTTTGGCCTTTCGAATCATTTCCAGAGGGGCACTCTTCTGCAGACCTATTGTGGAAGTCCGCTCTATGCTGCCCCAGAGATAGTAAAGGGGCTGCCATACCAGGGGCCAGAG GTCGACTGCTGGGCACTGGGGGTCCTGCTGTATGCGCTGGTGTACAGCAGCATGCCATTTGATGGGGCCAGTCACACCAAGCTGACAGAGCAGATAACCCAAGGCCGCTATCGCAGACCCAACCCCCCCTCAG ACGCCTGTGCTCTCATTGACTGGTTGTTGACAGTGCGCGTAGAAGAAAGGGCCACAATAGAGGATGTGGCCAACCACTGGTGGGTGAACTGGGGTTATGAAGAGAGTGTGTGTGATTGCCCTTCTTCTCCTCACCAAGAATGCCCTTCCCCTCTGCTGGCTCGCTACATCGACTGGCAGAATCGGGTCACTGCTCCTGGCAACATGACTGTCGACCCAGGGTGCATGTCGTCAGACTCCTGTCCTCCTCAGCTCAATTGTAGCTCACTTTACTTCAGCTTTCCTCTGAGGAACAACAgcggagcaggaggaggagaagaaggaagGGTACGTGGAGGGATTTTGAGCCTCAGGAAGTCACGCAAAGAGAATGCAATTCCCCAGACATCACTCGGGGCTTGTGGTGTTTGTCCAACGGTGGCATCTTCCACTGCAATTTCCTCCACTTCCAACACTGAAAGAAGGAAACCCAAAGGCATACTGAAACACCAGAGAAGTTTAGATTCTGTCTTCCACAGCTCTCCTAAGGAGAACTCTTCCTCCAAATTGTGTAACACCAATCCCCAGCCTTATCGGACACAAACACTGGCTCACACACGTGTGGATGCATTTTCCACAAGCCTTACAACACCCTCTACATTCAGCCAGCCTTCATCCAAGATGCCGAAGAAGGGGATACTGAAGAACTTATATGTTGGGGAAACGGGTTATAACTCAACCAATGAAAGAAGAGACTCTGGATTGGGAGTTAAAGAGGGTGATGCATGTCAGTCAGactcccacaaacatcacaCACGTCTCCCAGCAGCACAAGATAGTCCCACCATGCACACAGAAGCAGTAAGGAGACGGAAAGGTATCCTCAAACGTAACGGAAAGTTCTCTCGCAGTCTGGATCTTCCTGACAACCCCATTTCATCTCCCTCTTCTTCCCCTAAAATACTCCCTGAGGCtctgcagcagctcctgcaggcCAAGGGAGACGCTGAGGGCCACCGCAGCCGCCCCTCCAGTGTGGTGAGCGAGGATAGcctcttctcctctgattcCTTTGATCTGCTGGATCTCAGTGCTCAGCAGTCACGCCGTAGGATTTTCTCTCGGGGGATGCAGCACAGCAATTGCAACTCTGAGGAGAATTTGGAGCAGCTAAGAACTGAGGCAGACGGGGTGCGTGAGGACAGCGAGGGACAGAAGAAAATGCTAGTTTGA